The genome window AGAATTTTTGGACCAATGAAAGACTGGGAATGTTCTTGTGGTAAATACAAACGTGTTCGCTATAAAGGTGTAGTTTGTGACCGTTGTGGAGTAGAAGTAACGAAATCAAAAGTCCGTCGTGAACGTATGGGCCATATTGAACTCGCAGCTCCTGTTTCTCACATCTGGTACTTCAAAGGAATTCCAAGCCGTATGGGTCTTGTTATGGATATGTCCCCACGTGCATTAGAAGAAATTATCTATTTTGCATCTTACGTGGTTACAGAACCAGGCGATACTCCACTTGAAAAGAAACAACTTTTATCTGAACGTGAATACCGCGTTTACCGCGAAAAATATGGTAAAGGTTTCTCAGCTGGTATGGGCGCAGAAGCTATCAAAAAAATCTTAGCCGATATCGACTTAGAAAAAGAAACAAATGATTTAAAAGAAGAACTAAAATCCGCACAAGGTCAACGTCGTACTCGTGCGATTCGTCGTTTGGAAGTTATGGAAGCTTTCCGTAATTCCGGCAACAACCCAAGCTGGATGGTACTTGACGTGCTACCAGTTATCCCACCAGAAATTCGTCCAATGGTACAACTTGAAGGTGGCCGTTTTGCAACAAGTGATTTGAATGACTTATATCGTCGGGTAATCAACCGGAACAACCGTTTGAAACGCCTACTTGATCTAGGTGCACCAAACATTATCGTGCAAAATGAAAAACGGATGCTACAAGAAGCTGTCGATGCTTTAATTGACAACGGTCGTCGTGGTCGTCCAGTAACAGGTCCAGGTAACCGTCCGCTTAAATCCCTTTCTCATATGCTTAAAGGGAAACAAGGTCGTTTCCGTCAAAACTTACTAGGTAAACGTGTCGATTATTCTGGTCGTTCCGTTATCGTAGTTGGACCTAACTTAAAAATGTACCAATGTGGTCTTCCAAAAGAAATGGCGCTTGAATTATTCAAACCATTTGTTATGAAAGAACTAGTTGGACGCGGCTTAGCACACAACATTAAGAGCGCTAAACGTAAAATCGAACGTATGGCTCCAGAAATCTGGGACGTATTAGAAGAAGTTATTCGTGAACATCCGGTATTACTTAACCGGGCGCCTACGCTTCACAGACTTGGTATTCAAGCATTTGAACCAACTCTAGTTGAAGGTCGCGCAATCCGTCTTCACCCTCTTGTATGTACAGCTTACAACGCTGACTTTGATGGTGACCAAATGGCGGTTCACGTTCCTTTATCCGCAGAAGCACAAGCAGAAGCACGTATTTTAATGCTTGCAGCTCAAAACATTTTGAACCCTAAAGATGGTAAACCAGTTGTAACACCTTCCCAAGATATGGTGCTAGGTAACTACTACCTTACTTTAGAACGTGAAAAAGCTGTCGGCGAAGGTACTATCTTCAAAGATATCAATGAAGCACAACTTGCGTATCAAAACGGCTATGTACACTTACACTCTCGTATTGCTGTATTTGCTGGTTCGATTCCAAATGAACGTTTCACTGATGAACAACGCAACCAATTATTAATTACGACTGTTGGTAAACTGATTTTCAACACAATCTTACCAAAATCGTTCCCTTATATTAATGAACCAACGAAATTTAACTTAGAAATCGAAACACCAGCTAAATATTTCGTTGATACAACAACTGATGTTCGTGCTCATATTGCTGCACAAGAACTAATTGATCCATTCAAGAAGAAAATCCTCGGTAACATTATCGCGGAAGTCTTCAAGAAATTCCATATTACCGAAACTTCAAAAATGCTTGACCGTATGAAAGATCTTGGTTTCAAAATCTCGACTAAGGCCGGCATGACAGTAGGTATTGCGGATATCTTAACACTTGAAGAAAAACATGAAATTCTTGAAAAAGCACATGATACAGTTGAAAAAATCACTAAATCATTCCGTCGTGGTCTGATTACAGATGATGAAAGATACGAACGCGTTATCGCTGTATGGAATGCTGCCAAAGATGAAATCCAAGGAAAACTGATCTTGAGTTTGGATCGCTTAAACCCAATCTTCATGATGCAAGATTCCGGAGCTCGTGGTAACATTTCCAACTTTACACAGCTTGCTGGTATGCGTGGACTGATGGCTGACCCATCCGGACGTATCGTAGAATTGCCGATTACATCTAACTTCCGTGAAGGTTTAACGGTCTTAGAGTACTTCATTTCTACCCATGGTGCGCGTAAAGGTCTTACCGATACAGCCCTTAAAACAGCCGATTCCGGTTACCTTACTCGTCGTCTTGTTGACGTGGCTCAAGATGTTATCATTCGTGAAGACGATTGTGGCACAGACCGCGGTCTTACAATTAAGGCTATTCGTGAAGGTACTGAAATCATCGAACCACTTGAAGAACGTCTGGAAGGTCGTTATTCTCGTAAAACAATTCGTCACCCAGAAACAAAAGAAGTTATTGCACGTGAAAATGACTTAATTACAGAAGCAATTGCCACTCAAATCGTTGACGCAGGCATTGAAGAAGTAACTATCCGTTCTGCATTCACATGTAATACAAAACACGGCGTATGTAAAAAATGTTATGGTAAAAACTTGGCAACTGGTACAGAAGTCGAAGTTGGAGAAGCAGTTGGTATCATCGCTGCCCAATCTATCGGGGAACCAGGAACTCAGCTTACTATGCGTACTTTCCATACAGGTGGGGTTGCCGGAGACGATATCACGCAAGGTCTTCCACGTATTCAAGAAATCTTTGAAGCGCGTAATCCGAAAGGGCAAGCTATCATCACTGAAGTTGGCGGTGAAGTTGTTTCTATCGAAGAAGGTCGTGATCGTCAACAAGAAATCACTATCCAAGGTACAGATGACCGCCGTTCTTACAACATTCCTTACACTGCTCGCCTGCGTGTAGAAGAAGGAACTATCGTAGAACGTGGGGAAGCTCTAACTGAAGGTTCTGTGGATCCTAAAGCCTTGATTCGTGTTCGTGACGTATTATCCGTTCAAGAATATCTACTTGCAGAAGTACAAAAAGTTTACCGTATGCAAGGGGTAGAAATTGGCGATAAACACGTTGAAGTAATGGTTCGTCAAATGTTACGTAAAATCCGCGTAATGGATACTGGTGATACAAACATCTTACCAGGTACATTAATGGATATTCATACGTTTACAGAAGCCAACCGCGATGCTATCTTAAGTGGTAGCCAACCCGCAACAGGTCGTCCAGTTCTTCTAGGGATTACAAAAGCTTCCCTTGAAACTGATTCCTTCTTGTCTGCCGCATCATTCCAAGAAACAACTCGTGTCTTGACAGATGCTGCAATCAAAGGAAAACGTGACGAACTTCTAGGACTTAAAGAAAATGTTATCCTAGGTAAACTTGTTCCAGCTGGTACAGGTATTGGTCGTTACCGCAAACTGAAATCCGAAGTTATCAAGGAAACAGCTGAAGTAACTGACGAAATCACAAATATTTAATTTTACAAAGCCAAGTGTGCCGTTCGCGTACACTTGGCTTTTTTTGTTATACTCAATAAAAAGGAGTGAAGTGATTTGATTACACATGTTATTTGGGATATGGGCGAAACATTAAACACCGTACCAAACACAAGATACGACCATTACCCTCTCGATACTTACCCGGAAGTAGTGCTGCGCAAAGACGCCAAAGAAACGCTTGAAAAAGTAAAACAACTCGGATTCAAACAAGCCATTCTAAGCAACACCGCAACTAGCGATACCGAAGTAATAAAACGCGTTCTAACTAATTTCGGCATCATCGATTATTTTGACTTCATTTACGCCTCCAATTCCGAGTTACAACCAGGGAAAATGGAAAAGCCAGACAAAACTATTTTTGATTTCACACTAAATGCTCTTCAAATTGATAAAACGGAAGCAGTCATGGTCGGGAATACATTCGAAAGTGATATTATTGGCGCAAATCGTGCGGGAATCCACGCGATATGGCTCCAAAATCCAGAAGTTTGTTTGCAAGATGAGCGCCTCCCTCTTGTCGCACCGCCATTTGTTATACCAGTTTGGGACCTAGCCGATGTTCCTGAAGCCCTTTTATTATTAAATAAAGTTTTTACTTGACCTGTAATGCATTACACAAAGTAAACTAAAAAAGTAGAAGAAATTAGCCGGAAGGGGCGAACGAAATGACTGAAGTGAAAAAACAATTTCCAAAAGGATTTTTATGGGGTGGAGCAACTGCTGCGAACCAAGTTGAAGGCGCTTACGATGTAGATGGTAAAGGCCTTTCCACAGCAGATATGGTCAAATTCATTCCGAAAGAAGAACGCACGAGAGACCTTGAACTAGATGTATCTAAAGCAGAAATCGAAGCAATTATCGCAGGGAAAGTAGAAGGAAGATTCCCTAAACGTGATGGCGTTGATTTTTATCACCACTATAAAGAAGACATCGCATTATTTGCCGAAATGGGCTTTAAAACGTTCCGCCTATCACTAAACTGGGCACGTATTTTCCCGAACGGTGATGACAAAGAGCCGAATGAAAAAGGCCTTGAATTTTATGACAAAGTGTTTGATGAATTATTAAAATATGACATTGAGCCACTTGTGACACTTTCTCACTATGAAACGCCACTAAATCTTACTTTAAAATATAACGGTTGGGCTGATCGTCGCGTTATCGGATTTTTCACGAACTACGCGGAAACAGTTTTCAAACGTTATAAAAACAAAGTAAAATATTGGTTAACTTTTAACGAAATCAATGTTATTTCACTTAGCGCATACACTGGTGGGGGCGTGCTTTTAGAAGACGCGAAGAATCCACTTGAACTTTCTTATCAAGCAGGACATCACCAATTCGTAGCCAGTGCTCTTGCAACAAAATTGGCGCATGAAATTATTCCTGGATCACAAGTTGGTTGTATGTTAGCGCGTATGGCGACTTATCCAGCGACTAACAATCCAGATGATATCCTAAAAGCACAATACGAAAATCAACAAAATCTATTTTTCACAGACGTTCATGCTCGCGGTGAATATCCAAGCTTCATGAATCGTTTCTTCCAAGAGAACGACATTCACATCGTAAAAGAAGTTGGCGACGACGAAATCTTGAAAGCACATACAGTTGATTTCATTTCATTCAGCTATTACATGTCCCTGTCCGCAACAGCTAGCCCAGAAGGCGACCGCTCTGCCGGGAACTTAATGGGTGGCGTGAAAAATGAATACTTGGAGTCGTCCGATTGGGGTTGGCAAATTGACCCTAAAGGCTTACGCTGGACACTAAATGATCTTTATAGCCGCTACGAATTACCACTTTTCATCGTGGAAAATGGCTTAGGTGCTTATGATACAGTAGAAGAAGATGGCAAAATCCATGACGATTACCGCATTGACTACCTGCGCAAACATATCGAACAAATGAAAGAAGCAATTGCTGACGGCGTAGATTTAATGGGTTACACAAGCTGGGGTCCAATCGACCTAGTAAGTGCCTCCACAAGCGAAATGTCCAAACGTTACGGCTTCATCTACGTAGACCAAGATGACTGGGGCAAAGGAACATTAGAACGCTCCCGCAAAGATTCATTCTTCTGGTATAAAAAAGTAATTGAAACAAATGGTGAAGATTTAGATTAATAGGTAGAGTACAGCCCCGCTTTGGCGGGGCTGTTTTTTTACGCTACTTCCCACAAGAAACCAATTCTGCAATCGCTGAACGAAAAAGTTCAATTAATTGTCACATCTTTCGTGTAGAAGGGTCTAATGCGAGAAAAAATGGCGGGCATCTTCTGTTATAATTATTCATCAAAGACTAGTAATATTTTACGCCAAGTCATCCAAGATAGTGCAGATCCAAGGTGTATTTAATGATGAATTATCTACTCAGTCAAATTATAAGGAGACGATAAAATGAAACAGAGAAAAACCTCAGTACTACATGTTTTACTTGTAGTGACAGCTATCTTGGGAATTAGTTTATGGGTAAATGCAAGTCATGGGATGAAAGCTCAGGCAGAGAGTATTGCGCAACCAGCGCCAATTAACGAAATTTTCACGGATCCAGCATTAGCGGACGAGGTGAAGACGGAACTTGGAAAAACTAGTGTCACTGATGAAGTTACGCAAACAGATTTGAATCAGATAACTAAACTTGAAGCAGACGACAAAGGAATAAATTCAATAGAGGGAATACAATATTTAACTAATTTGAATATGTTGGGTGTATCTTCCAATCAGATTACTAATATTACACCTCTTGCCAATCTTACTAATTTAGATTCTTTATATTTAGGAGATAATAAAATTAGTGATGTGACGCCACTTTCAGGATTGACACAGTTAACATTCGTACAATTATCTATCAATCAAATAAAAGATGTGACACCTCTTGCTAATCTAACGAAATTAAATTATTTAGATTTACGAGAAAATCAAATAAGTGATGCAAGTCCTTTAGTTAATATGACTGATTTAACGGTTTTACATTTAGAAAAACAACAAATAACAGCCGCGCCAGTCGTATATCAAACTAATTTAGTTGCACCAGATATTTTGAAAAATGCTTATGGTGAAGTAGTACCACCAACAACGATTAGTAATAACGGAACCTTTGCTAGTCCAAATATCACTTGGAACTTAGATAGTTTCACGAGTGAGGTTAGTTATGATTTTAATCAAAAAATCACACTAGGTGATAATGGGAAGGTAACTTTTGCAGGAACTGTTGTTCAACCGATAGTAGAAGCGCCCGTGAATTACATTACTACATTTGATGTGGATGGAACGACGACGACAGAAAACGTGGTAGTGGATACATTAATAACCGAACCTGCTGAACCGACAAAAGAAGGTTATACTTTTTCTGGTTGGTATGATGCGGAAACTGGTGGGAATGAATGGGATTTTGCAGTAGATAAAATGCCGGCTACGAATATGACACTTTACGCACAGTTCACGATAAACAGCTACACAGCGACATTTGATGTGGATGGTGAAACAACTAATCAAAAAGTAGATTACCAAGCTCTGCTACAAGAACCGACTGCTCCGACGAAAGATGGCTACACATTTGTAGGATGGTATGATGCAAAAACGGGTGGAACTGAATGGGATTTCGCAACTAGCAAAATGCCAACTAGTGATATAACTTTATATGCTAGATTTACTAAAAATCCTAGCTCAGACAATTCTCAAACAGCTCCCGGAAAAGATGATAAAAACGACAAAGATAAACTAACAATTAAAGCTAACGACAGCGCAGATGCGACGAGTACTAAACTTCCAAAAACAAGTGATGATTCAAGTATGATTCCTACTATTTTAGGAACGCTTTTCATCGGAGGTGCAATACTAATCTTACGAAAAAAAACTACTAACATTTAAGATAAAGTAGATTTGGTTTCTATTTTCAGTAGAGACCAAATTTTTTTGTTAATTTGGTCTAAAAAAGGGTATCTATTATTAATGACTTATTTAGAAGAATAATTAGTGAATCTAATTTAAATAAAAGGAGAGGGATTATGAAGAAACGGTGGAATTCAGTATTCAAACTAGTTTTAATGGTAACTGCTATTCTCGGGCTTAGCCTATATGTAACGACAAGCCAAGGTGTGGAGGTTCGGGCAGAGAGCATCACGCAGCCAACCGCAATTAATGTGATTTTCCCTGATCCAGCTCTTGCGAATGCAATTAAAATAGCGGCTGGAAAATCTAATGTAACAGATACTGTCACGCAAGCGGATTTAGATGGAATAACTACTTTATCAGCATTTGGGACTGGAGTAACAACGATAGAAGGAGTGCAGTACTTAAATAATTTGATAGGGTTAGAACTTAAAGATAACCAAATAACTGATTTAACTCCTCTTAAAAATTTAACGAAAATAACAGAACTTGAATTATCTGGAAACCCGTTAAAAAATGTGAGCGCGATTGCTGGGTTACAAAGCATAAAAACGCTAGACCTAACTTCTACGCAAATTACAGATGTGACCCCACTTGCAGGTCTTTCCAATTTGCAGGTATTATATTTGGATCTCAATCAAATAACCAATATAAGTCCGCTTGCAGGACTAACTAATTTACAATACTTATCAATCGGAAATGCCCAAGTAAGTGATTTAACCCCACTTGCTAATTTATCTAAACTAACTACTTTAAAAGCTGATGATAATAAAATAAGTGATATTTCGCCACTTGCTAGTTTACCTAATCTTATAGAAGTTCATTTGAAAAATAATCAAATTAGTGATGTTAGCCCACTTGCGAATACTTCAAACTTATTTATTGTCACTTTAACGAATCAAACAATTACCAACCAACCTGTGTTTTATCAAAATAATCTTGTCGTCCCTAATATAGTAAAAGGTCCTTCTGGCGCGCCTATTGCACCCGCTACTATTAGTGACAATGGAACATACGCAAGCCCAAATTTAACATGGAATTTAACTAGTTTTATTAATAATGTTAGTTATACTTTTAACCAATCAGTCACTTTCAAAAATACAACAGTTCCGTTTAGTGGGACAGTTACACAACCATTAACAGAAGCTTACACTGCGGTTTTTGACGTGGACGGGAAGCAAACAAGTGTGACAGTCGGCGCGAATGAATTAATTAAAGAACCAACGGCCCCGACGAAAGAAGGTTACACATTCACAGGCTGGTATGATGCAAAAACTGGCGGGAATAAATGGGATTTCGGCGTGGATAAAATGCCCGCAGAAAATATCACGTTGTATGCTCAGTTCACAATTAATAGCTATACTGCCTCATTTGACAATGATGGTAAATTAACGACTCAAAAAGTCACTTATCAAAGTCTATTAGAAGAACCAGCAGCGCCAACGAAAACAGGTTATACGTTCAAAGGTTGGTATGATGCTAAAACGGGTGGAACTAAATGGGATTTTGCTACTGGTAAAATGCCGGCGGGAAATATTACACTATATGCCCAATTTACTAAAAATGATAGCCCAAATCCAAATGATCCAACCCCTAATACCCCAACAGGAAATGGTGATGGTACAAGCAATCCAAGCAATTCAGGAGGCAATACCACACTTCCAACAGCTGGTGACGAAAATACCATGCTTCCGATTTTTATCGGGGTTTTCTTGCTAGGAACAGCAACGCTAATTCTCCGCAAAACAATCAAAGTGAAATAACAATAAAAACAGCTGAGGTTTATAGTTTCTTTATAGACTTCAGTTGTTTTTGTTAATAGGGAAATACATCTAAATGTCACAATTAATCATTAACGGGTCTAATTTTAGTGATTGAACGAAATTTGATTAAGTTATAATTAAATAATTCAGCTATGAGTACATACACAGTCCTAAGAAATTGAATAATTTTATAAAGGAGATAAGTTAATGAAAAGAAACAAAACAGCATTACGTATCTTAGTAACTCTGGCTGTAGTAATGGCAATTAGCTTTTGGGTAGGGACGAGCTCAAAAGAAGTACAAGCAGCAGAGATTGGACAACCAACGCCTATCAATGAAATTTTTACAGATGAGAATTTAGCAAACGCAATAAAAACAACCTTAAGTAAACCTAGTACTGCATCTGCTGTTTCACAAGTGGAGTTGGATTCTGTACGTGATGTAACGGCAGAAAGTAGTAATATAGCTTCTTTGGAAGGAGTACAGTATTTAAATAATTTAGATACATTAGTTTTAAATAATAATAAAATAACTGATTTAAATCCACTTGCAGGATTAACTAAATTAAGTATTCTAGAAGCAAGTAATAATCAACTAAGTGATATAAGTGCACTTTCCAATGTGACAAATTTGCACCAATTAAGATTAGACGGAAATCAAATAAAACAGTTAAATGGAGTTAGTAATTTAATCAATCTTGAGACTATTGAACTAAGCAATAATCAAATAACTGCTATAAGCCCGGTTTCAGGTTTAAAAAACTTAGTTGGTCTTGGAATAGATAATAATAAAATCAGTGATTTAAGCCCAATTTCTGGTTTATCAAAGTTAAATCATTTAACTGCAGACAGTAACCAAATAAGTGATTTGCGTCCTCTATCAAACTTAGCTGCTATGGAAGTTATGCGACTAGATGGAAATCAAATTAGCGATGTAACTCCAATTGCGAATTTGGCTAATTTAAACTATGTATTTTTAGCTGAAAATCAAATCAGTGATATTAGTTCTTTACAACCGCTTTTTAATTCACCTAATTTTTTTGGTATTACTTTAGACAATCAAAAAATAACCAGTGAACCAGTATTGTATCAACAAGAGCTTGTGGTCCCTAATAACATTAAAGATGAAATGGGAGCTTTAATCGCACCAGCTACAATTAGCGATAATGGTGTGTATGCAAGCCCGAATATTAATTGGAATTTACCTAATTATACTAATCAAGTAAGTTACACTTTTAATAAACAATTAGCATATGGTTCTTTTAGTGGTACAGTGACCCAACCACTTCACAATGCTTACACAGCGACATTTGACGTAGATGGAGTGAAAACAAATGAAGCAGTGGAAGAAACGAAATTGCTTCAAGAACCAATAGCACCAACCAAAGAAGGCTACACTTTCACAGGCTGGTATGATGCGAAAACTGGCGGAAATAAATGGGATTTTGCGACAGATAAAATGCCAGCAGAGGACATCACATTATACGCGCAGTTTACGATTAATAGTTACACAGCCACATTTGATATTGATGGTAAATTAACGACTCAAAAAGTCACTTATCAAAGCTTGCTAGAAGAACCAGTAGCGCCAACGAAGGATGGCTATACGTTCACAGGTTGGTATGATGCTAAAACGGGTGGAACTAAATGGGATTTTGCGACAGGGAAAATGCCAGCGGGAAATATAACACTATACGCCCAGTTCACTAAAAATGACAACCCGAATCCCGATGATCCAACTACCAATACCCCAACAGGAAATGGTGATGGTACAAGTAACCCAAGTAATTCAGGAGGCAATACCACACTTCCAACAGCTGGTGACGAAAATACCATGCTTCCGATTTTTATCGGGGTTTTCTTGCTAGGAACAGCGACGCTAATTCTCCGCAAAACAATCAAAGTAAAATAACAACAAAAATAGCTGAGGTCTATAGTTTTTCTATAGGCTTCAGCTTTTTTTATTAGTAGATAAATTCATCTAAACGTCACAACTAAATCGTTAACAAGTCTAATTTTAGTGATTAAACGAAATCCTACTACGCTATAATATAGTGACTTAACTACGAGAACATACAAATTTCTAAAAAGCAGAATTACTTTATAAAGGAGATAGTTTAATGAAAAGAAACAAAACAGCATTAAGAATCTTAGTCACTTTAGCTGTAGTATTGGCAATTACTTTTTGGGTAGGGATGAGCTCAAAAGAAGTACAAGCAGCGGTGATTGAACACCCAACCCCTATTAACGAAATTTTTACTGATCCAGTGCTTACTGATAATGTAAAAACACTGCTCGGAAAAGCGGATGTAACAGACGAAGTTACGCAAACCGACTTAGATAGTGTAACTCATTTATCAGCAAAATCAGCAGGAATAACAACAATAGAAGGATTGCAGTATCTAACTAATTTATCGGAATTAGAATTAATAGATAATCAAGTAACCGATTTAAATCCTCTTAAAAATTTAACGAAAATAACAGAACTTAGATTATCTGGAAATCCGTTAAAAGATGTGAGCGCGCTTGCTGGATTAAAAAATCTAAAAACGATGGATCTTATTTATACAGATATTACGGATGTGACACCACTTGCAGGACTTTCCAATTTACAGGTGTTAAATTTAGATATCAATCAAATAACTGATATAACTCCACTTGCTGGACTATCTAATTTACAATTTTTATCGTTCGGAAGTACTCAAGTAAGTGATTTGACGCCACTTGCTAATTTATCTAAACTAACCACACTAAACGCTATGAATAGTAAAGTAAGCGATGTTTCTCCACTTACTGGTTTATCTAATCTCACAGAAGTTTATTTGGAAGAGAATCAAATTAGTGATGTGAGTCCGCTTGCAAAATTACCCAACTTATCTATTGTTACTTTAACGAATCAAACAATCACCAACCAACCCGTATTTTATCAAAATAAACCTATCGTTCCTAATGTAGTAACTGGCCTTTCTGGTGAGCTTATTGCACCGGATACTATTAGCGACAATGGAACATACACTAGTCCCAATTTAACGTGGGATTTAAACAGCTTCATTAATAGTGTTAGTTACACATTTAACCAATCAGTCACTTTCAAAAATACAACGGCTCCTTTTAGTGGAACAGTTACACAACCATTAACAGAAGTTTACGCTGTAGTTTTTGATGTGGACGGAGAGCAAACAAGTGCGATGGTAGGTGTGAATGAATTAATTAACGAACCAACTGCTCCAGCCAAGGAAGGTTATATATTCGATGGATGGTATGACGCAAAAACAGACGGGAATAAATGGGACTTTGGGATAGATAAAATGCCTGCTAGTGATATAACTTTATATGCTAAGTTCACTGAGAACGAAGAACCAAATGCTAGTAGTCCAATTAATGTGGAACCAAATGACAATAATTCAGACAATGCAGAACCAAATGCTAGTAGTTCAATTAATGTACAAGAAAATGGAACTAACGAAGGAATAAATAATCTGAACAGTTCAGGTGAAGATAAAGTCAACATCAAGTTACCGATTACTGGGGATGAATTGAATGTGCTTCCTATTTTTGTAGGAGCAGTTCTTATCGGAATTGGCTTAGTTTTATTCCGCAAAAAACGTCAAACAAAATAAACCAATCAATGGCTGGGCTTCTGTAAATCATGCAGAGGCTAAGCCATTTTTTAGTTGGTGATTTATAAGAAGGAGTTTGCCTTTATAGAGAACGGGAAAACATAGAGTGGAATTCATAGAAAGAGGGCGTGAAATATGGACCAACAAAAAAAGATTCAAATTTTAAAGGACATGGTAAATATTGATTCGACTAATGGGCATGAAGAACAAGTTGCGAACTATTTGCAAAAGTTGTTAGCTGAACACGGTATTGAGTCCGAAAAGGTACAATACGACGTAGACAGAGCTAGCCTAGTAAGCGAAATTGGTTCCAGTAACGAGAAGGTTTTGGCATTTTCAGGGCATATGGATGTAGTTGATGCGGGTGATGTATCTAAGTGGAAGTTCCCACCTTTTGAAGCGACAGAGCATGAAGGGAAACTATACGGACGCGGCGCAACGGATATGAAGTCAGGTCTAGCGGCGATGGTTATTGCAATGATTGAACTTCATGAAGAAAAACAAAAACTAAACGGCAAGATCAGATTATTAGCAACAGTTGGGGAAGAAATCGGTGAACTTGGAGCAGAACAACTAACACAAAAAGGTTACGCAGATGATTTAGATGGTTTAATCATCGGTGAACCGAGCGGACACAGAATCGTTTATGCGCATAAAGGTTCCATTAATTATACCGTTAAATCCACTGGTAAAAATGCCCATAGTTCGATGCCAGAGTATGGTGTGAATGCAATTGATAATTTGATACTATTTTACAATGAAATAGAAAAATACGTTGCTTCCATCCATGCCACAAATGAAATACTTGGCGATTTTATTCATAATGTCACGGTGATTAATGGCGGAAATCAAGTCAATAGTATTCCGGAAAAAGCAGAACTACAAGGTAATATTCGTTCCATACCAGAAGTTGATAACGAGACTTTGAAGCGACGTATTGTTGAAATTGTGAATGAGTTAAATAAAAAAGAACATGTGAAGTTAGAGTTACTGTTCGATTATGATAAACAGCCTGTATTTAGCGATAGGAATTCAAGCTTAGTGA of Listeria monocytogenes contains these proteins:
- a CDS encoding ArgE/DapE family deacylase produces the protein MDQQKKIQILKDMVNIDSTNGHEEQVANYLQKLLAEHGIESEKVQYDVDRASLVSEIGSSNEKVLAFSGHMDVVDAGDVSKWKFPPFEATEHEGKLYGRGATDMKSGLAAMVIAMIELHEEKQKLNGKIRLLATVGEEIGELGAEQLTQKGYADDLDGLIIGEPSGHRIVYAHKGSINYTVKSTGKNAHSSMPEYGVNAIDNLILFYNEIEKYVASIHATNEILGDFIHNVTVINGGNQVNSIPEKAELQGNIRSIPEVDNETLKRRIVEIVNELNKKEHVKLELLFDYDKQPVFSDRNSSLVNVARDVAKGIIKEEIPLLGISGTTDAAEFTKAKKQFPVIIFGPGNETPHQVNENVSIDNYLEMIDVYKRIAIEYLS